One region of Limisphaera ngatamarikiensis genomic DNA includes:
- the thpR gene encoding RNA 2',3'-cyclic phosphodiesterase, which translates to MSHAADPSTGPWRLFIALPLPEPLRQAILPWQRAAQRLLPEGLRWTPPEQWHLTLRFLGDVDPEEVPLLTEALQTACAGQRILRLSFAGCGCFPSPDRPRVLWLGLAGELAALETFQSRVQQLTAPWGQREDRPFRAHLTLARIREASPAARQGLARVLPRLPVPPALPWTADRVVLFRSELHPQGAIHTPLHECVLMPAPPAGP; encoded by the coding sequence ATGTCGCACGCCGCCGATCCTTCGACCGGTCCATGGCGGTTGTTCATCGCACTGCCCCTGCCTGAACCGCTGCGCCAGGCCATCCTCCCATGGCAACGGGCCGCTCAGAGGCTCCTCCCCGAGGGATTGCGGTGGACACCGCCCGAACAGTGGCACCTGACCCTCCGATTCCTCGGGGATGTGGACCCGGAGGAGGTTCCCCTGCTGACGGAAGCTCTGCAGACCGCCTGCGCCGGCCAGCGGATTCTCAGGCTTTCCTTCGCGGGATGCGGCTGTTTTCCATCGCCGGACCGGCCCCGCGTGTTGTGGTTGGGCCTGGCAGGTGAACTGGCCGCCCTGGAAACCTTCCAGTCCCGCGTCCAACAACTTACTGCCCCTTGGGGACAGAGGGAGGACCGGCCGTTCCGGGCGCATCTGACCCTGGCGCGGATCCGCGAAGCCAGCCCGGCCGCCCGGCAGGGGCTTGCACGCGTTCTGCCGCGGTTGCCCGTCCCACCGGCACTCCCATGGACGGCCGACCGCGTGGTCCTGTTCCGCAGCGAGCTGCATCCGCAGGGCGCCATCCACACCCCACTGCATGAATGCGTCCTCATGCCCGCCCCGCCGGCCGGCCCTTGA
- the nusG gene encoding transcription termination/antitermination NusG family protein, which translates to MEPKPWVVAHTRPRCEKKLKQFCDREGVDATLPLVPSAHRYRGKVVVFQKPLFPGYVFLRPTRDQRRTVMSSDYVANLLDVFDQELFERQLNEILFALESGCEVRLAPSIGKGSRVVIKSGPLRGLEGWVEERYGPNIVLLRLDFIGQAAAVKLDVCELEPA; encoded by the coding sequence GTGGAACCCAAACCGTGGGTGGTGGCACACACCCGACCCCGCTGCGAAAAAAAACTGAAGCAGTTCTGCGACCGCGAAGGCGTGGACGCCACGCTGCCGCTGGTGCCCTCCGCCCACCGCTACCGCGGCAAGGTGGTGGTTTTCCAAAAGCCGCTTTTCCCGGGTTACGTGTTCCTTCGGCCCACACGCGATCAGCGGCGCACCGTCATGTCCAGCGATTACGTGGCCAATCTGCTGGACGTCTTTGACCAGGAGCTCTTCGAACGCCAGCTCAACGAGATCCTCTTTGCCCTCGAATCCGGCTGCGAGGTCCGGCTGGCACCCAGTATCGGCAAGGGAAGCCGCGTGGTGATCAAGAGCGGACCGCTCCGGGGCTTGGAGGGCTGGGTGGAGGAACGCTACGGACCGAACATCGTCCTGCTGCGTCTGGATTTCATCGGTCAGGCGGCGGCCGTGAAACTGGACGTTTGCGAACTTGAACCGGCCTGA
- a CDS encoding PKD domain-containing protein, whose translation ASDEVQVQVEAPLPINQPPVVNAGPDQTIRLPAPALLTGQASDDGLPADPGQLTVWWELVSGPAPVSWSTTNSLTVEVNFTQPGLYLFRLVASDGALSASDEVQVQVEAPLPINQPPMVNAGPDQTIRLPAPALLAGQASDDGLPADPGQLTVWWELVSGPGQVAWSNTNALSVLVAFTQPGVYVFRLSASDGEWVAADEMQVEVQPEGPVNQPPRVGAGPDQTADWGDVVTLRGGVRDDGLPEVPGAVTVRWEVVSGPGSVSFSHPYDRSTEATFSEPGDYVLRLVAFDGELSAWAEVTVHIVPPPPADQFLVVREAEDGQVQGSVQAGFTGEPDSPTNAAGYVQGGGSDSAVTWAVPVSEEGLYVVWVRARTTDGSSARLAVAVDGASEQQAQVIPTTGGSWEWMPLSVVANGAFAPPGGGVPRLVLSLTPGTRNVTLRLSDGRLMVDKVLLSPAESSFRPIEPGSAPERAPRFLAARRKPDRMQVVWETVPGAVYRVLFKDHWDDPRWQVGSPDLMASGDRIVWRDPSAVSAPSRFYRLERLY comes from the coding sequence CGCCAGTGACGAGGTCCAGGTCCAGGTCGAAGCGCCCCTGCCGATCAACCAGCCCCCGGTGGTGAATGCCGGTCCGGACCAGACGATCCGGCTGCCTGCCCCTGCCCTGCTGACGGGCCAGGCCAGCGACGACGGGTTGCCGGCCGATCCGGGGCAGCTGACCGTCTGGTGGGAGCTGGTCAGTGGTCCCGCACCGGTCAGCTGGAGCACCACCAACAGCCTCACGGTGGAGGTCAACTTTACACAACCCGGACTGTACCTGTTCCGCCTGGTGGCCAGTGATGGTGCCCTGAGCGCCAGTGACGAGGTCCAGGTCCAGGTCGAAGCGCCCCTGCCGATCAACCAGCCCCCGATGGTGAATGCCGGTCCGGACCAGACGATCCGGCTGCCTGCCCCTGCTCTGCTGGCGGGCCAAGCCAGCGACGACGGGTTGCCGGCCGATCCGGGGCAACTGACCGTCTGGTGGGAGCTGGTCAGTGGCCCGGGCCAGGTAGCGTGGAGCAACACCAATGCGCTGTCCGTGTTGGTGGCATTCACTCAGCCGGGCGTGTACGTGTTCCGCCTGTCGGCGAGTGACGGTGAGTGGGTTGCAGCCGATGAAATGCAAGTGGAGGTTCAGCCTGAAGGGCCGGTGAACCAGCCTCCGCGGGTTGGTGCCGGTCCGGACCAGACGGCTGACTGGGGTGACGTGGTGACGTTGCGCGGCGGGGTGCGCGACGATGGTCTGCCCGAGGTGCCCGGCGCGGTGACCGTGCGATGGGAAGTGGTGAGCGGCCCGGGCTCCGTCAGTTTCAGCCATCCATACGATCGGTCCACCGAAGCGACGTTCAGTGAGCCGGGTGACTACGTTCTGCGGCTGGTGGCGTTTGACGGTGAACTAAGTGCCTGGGCTGAGGTCACGGTGCACATTGTACCGCCGCCGCCGGCCGACCAATTTCTCGTGGTCCGGGAGGCTGAAGACGGTCAGGTGCAGGGGTCGGTGCAGGCTGGGTTCACCGGCGAGCCGGATTCGCCCACCAACGCAGCCGGCTATGTGCAGGGCGGCGGTTCGGACTCGGCGGTGACCTGGGCTGTTCCGGTTTCGGAGGAGGGGCTCTACGTCGTCTGGGTGCGTGCACGCACCACGGACGGCTCCAGTGCCCGACTGGCTGTGGCGGTGGATGGTGCCTCCGAGCAACAGGCGCAGGTGATCCCGACCACGGGTGGGTCGTGGGAATGGATGCCCTTGTCGGTGGTGGCCAACGGTGCATTTGCGCCGCCGGGCGGCGGGGTGCCCAGGTTGGTCCTTTCCCTGACGCCGGGTACGCGCAATGTCACCCTCCGGCTGAGCGACGGGCGTTTGATGGTGGACAAGGTGCTCCTGAGCCCGGCCGAGAGCAGCTTCCGACCGATTGAGCCGGGCTCGGCCCCTGAACGAGCGCCACGGTTCCTTGCGGCCCGGCGCAAGCCGGATCGGATGCAGGTGGTGTGGGAAACGGTGCCGGGCGCGGTGTATCGGGTGTTATTCAAAGATCACTGGGACGATCCCCGGTGGCAGGTCGGCTCGCCGGACCTGATGGCATCGGGCGATCGCATCGTATGGAGGGATCCTTCGGCCGTTTCGGCCCCCTCGCGGTTCTACCGATTGGAACGGTTGTATTGA
- a CDS encoding PKD domain-containing protein translates to MSYQVHRFLSLSTLLVGLWVVGYPSRAGEVALAWDPSPDAWVTGYAIHYGTSSGIHPVRVDVGNVTNAIIDGLQPGVTYYFVATAYTADGLESDPSNEVSYTVPLPQPDPTNAPPVVNAGPDQTIRLPAPALLAGQASDDGLPADPGQLTVWWELVSGPAPVTWSTTNNLTVQVNFTQPGLYLFRLVASDGALSASDEVQVQVEAPLPINQPPMVNAGPDQTIRLPAPALLAGQASDDGLPADPGQLTVWWEMVSGPAPVSWSTTN, encoded by the coding sequence CGTCGCGAGCCGGCGAAGTGGCGTTGGCCTGGGATCCGAGTCCGGACGCCTGGGTCACCGGCTACGCCATCCATTACGGCACCAGCAGCGGGATCCATCCGGTTCGCGTGGACGTTGGCAACGTCACGAATGCGATCATTGACGGTCTTCAACCGGGCGTCACCTACTACTTCGTGGCGACCGCCTACACTGCCGACGGGCTTGAAAGCGATCCTTCCAACGAGGTCAGCTATACAGTGCCTCTTCCCCAACCCGATCCCACGAACGCACCCCCGGTGGTGAATGCCGGTCCGGATCAGACAATCCGGCTGCCTGCCCCTGCCCTGCTGGCGGGCCAGGCCAGCGACGACGGCTTGCCGGCTGATCCGGGGCAACTGACCGTCTGGTGGGAGTTGGTCAGTGGTCCCGCGCCGGTCACTTGGAGCACCACCAACAACCTCACGGTGCAGGTCAACTTCACACAACCCGGACTGTACCTGTTCCGCCTGGTGGCCAGTGATGGTGCCCTGAGCGCCAGTGACGAGGTCCAGGTCCAGGTCGAAGCGCCCCTGCCGATCAACCAGCCCCCGATGGTGAATGCCGGTCCGGACCAGACGATCCGGCTGCCTGCCCCTGCTCTGCTGGCGGGCCAGGCCAGCGACGACGGGTTGCCGGCCGATCCGGGGCAACTGACCGTCTGGTGGGAAATGGTCAGTGGTCCCGCACCGGTCAGCTGGAGCACCACCAACAG